From the genome of Methanothrix soehngenii GP6:
GCCGACCTCTAATTTGAGGCCACAGGATTGACTGAAACGAGATTGAGCATTTTTGGTCTGGTAATCGCATGTATGGCGCTGATGATCGGATCAGCGTTAGCCCAGGGGACTGATGTCGAGGACGATAGCGAGGGCGACAGGATCGTCTCTATTGATAAAGGTGCAGCAGCGGAGAAGCTTGCCAAAGATCAAAGTCCGAGGAGGAAGGCTCTTCGATCTCTTTGGAAATGATATCTGGTTCTGGCACACATACGACTAGCGTAGTGTCAAAATGAATCCTCATTTGCAGAGCTTTTAAACCCTCCATGCGCTCATTTCATTACACCCCCTTTTTAAAATATCCCGGTTACCTATAAATATCTTCCATTCTAATATTACCCAACAGTCTATCCCGCCGATCAAAGCAAAAAAAGCGTGTGTGCGTGAAGTACAAAGGAGGAAGCGATGAAAAATATGGGAAAGAACGATATCCTAAAGCTTATCTTATGTATAATCATCTGCCAGGCGGTGGGCTCATCCGGCTCGGTCTTCACCAACATGTCGGTGAAGACCTGGTATCCCACCATGGTCAAGCCCTGGTTTGCCCCACCGGACGGATTGATACCAGTGGTATGGATAATCCTGTTCACACTGATGGGAATCTCACTGTTTCTCGTCTGGCGGGAGGGCCTTGACCGCCCGGAGGTGAAGGCGGCGATCTACATATTTGCCCTTCAGTTCGTATTCAATATCGCCTGGTCGGGTGCATTCTTCGGCTTGAGGTCTCCCTATTACGGATTGATAGTGATAGTGCTGCTCTGGCTGATGATACTGCTGACCATATTCAAGTTCTGGCAGGTCTCGAGGAACGCCGCCCTGCTGCTCGTCCCATACATCCTCTGGGTGAGCTTTGCCATGGCTCTGAACTACAACATAATGGTGCTCAATCCATAAGCTTGGCTCAAAAGTCATGACCGGTTATGCTTTCACCGGTCATACCCTTTCTGGCCATGCATTTCTCTCAGTCAGCTTCTTAAAGCAATCCATGCATACTGCCAATCCACTTGCGGTCCGGCCGCAGATCTCCGTGAATCCCTCGCCACACACCTGGCATCCAAATGTGGGATGAATCTGAGCCTTCCTGGGCGGAGGGATTTGGACCGTATCCGCGCTGAGCAGCTCATCATCTGGAGCTTTGATGATCCGCCCGTGAAACTCAACTGTCGCTTTTAAGTCGTGGTCCATAACTCCTCTTTATCGGTATCTTGATTTTCATCCCCAATCTTGCCAGCAGCTCGGTCCTCCATCACTCCACCCGTCTGACCATCTATCTCCCTGCCCACCCGACCATCCATCGTCCCATCTTTCAGCGAGCCTCTCTTCTCTCTCATGTCAAATTCCCCACAGGCGCTCTCTATCAGCCCTCTGGTGTAGGGATCGACAGCATTGGAGAGAATATCATCCGTAGCCCCTTCCTCCACAATCCTGCCTTTCAGCAGCACTGCTATCCGGTCGCTCGCCTTCCTGGCCACTGCTATGTCATGGGTAACAAGCAGAATGCCAAGGCCCATCCTCTCCTGCAGATTCATGAGGAGCTTGAGGATCTTCGCCTGCACGCTGGGATCGAGCGCCGAGGTGGGCTCATCGGCAATCAAGAGCTTTGGCCTGAGGGCCAGGGCCCTGGCTATCGCCACCCTCTGCACCTCTCCCCCGCTCAGCTGATGGGGATACTTCGCCAAAAATCGATCGCTTATTGGCAGCTCCGCCTGTCTTATCACCTCTTTTGCCCTGTCCACCCTCTCCTCAGGGCTTCCCCTGCGCATCACATTCAGGGGCTCGAGAACTGCATCCAATACCGTCATGCGGTGGCTCACAGACTCCTTGGGATTCTGAAAGATCATCTGCACCCGGCTGTAAAAAGAGACATCCCTTTTGCCAAGCTTATTCCCTTCCAGGAAGACCTCGCCAGAGCTTTGCTGGCACAGGCCCATGATGGCCCTGGAGAGAGTGGTCTTTCCTGAGCCGCTCTCCCCCACCACCGCCAATGTCTCTCCCTCATAAAGAGTCAAATCCACTCCGGATAGAGCGGAATAGGAGTCAAATGAGACGCCCAGGTCCCGGACCTCAAGCAGGGGCACAATCCCACCCCGGTGGCAGGCGACGAACCTTCCTTTCACCTCCTGGAGGAGCGGGACCAGGGTCTTGCAGATCTCTATCCTCTGAGTGCAGCGATCGTGAAATGGACAGCCTTCGAGGCCATGGCTCATCATTCCCGGAATGCCCTGCAGATCTTTGGCCCGGTTCATGGCCGGATAGGAGCGGATAAGGCCGCGGGTGTAGGGATGAGCGGGATTTTTCATGATCTCTTGTGCATCTCCGGTCTCTACTATCCTGCCGGCATAGAGGACCGCCAGCCGATTAGCCAGCCTCTGCGCCAGCGAAATGTCATGGGTAATCAGAAGGGACATCCTGCAGTGCAGAGCTGATTGGAGTAGGCGGATGATATCCATCTTGGTCATGGCATCCAGGGACGCAGTGGGCTCATCCAGTATCAGAAGATCGGGATCATTGGCCAGGGCCATGGCGATGGAGATCCTCTGCTTCTCTCCCCCGCTCAGCTGGTGGGGGTAGG
Proteins encoded in this window:
- a CDS encoding oligopeptide/dipeptide ABC transporter ATP-binding protein yields the protein MLSIRGLRVTMARTEILRGIDLDIDKGDCLAIIGESGAGKSTLGLSIMGLLSKGAARGEVLLNGRDLFRITEDELRQLRGGEMAMVFQNIEDALDPVQRVGDQIIEAISIHQKGLQCLLELGSLGRLKGLRGLKGGEESRGERSFQSGMIRLLRAVGLSEEKAVAYPHQLSGGEKQRISIAMALANDPDLLILDEPTASLDAMTKMDIIRLLQSALHCRMSLLITHDISLAQRLANRLAVLYAGRIVETGDAQEIMKNPAHPYTRGLIRSYPAMNRAKDLQGIPGMMSHGLEGCPFHDRCTQRIEICKTLVPLLQEVKGRFVACHRGGIVPLLEVRDLGVSFDSYSALSGVDLTLYEGETLAVVGESGSGKTTLSRAIMGLCQQSSGEVFLEGNKLGKRDVSFYSRVQMIFQNPKESVSHRMTVLDAVLEPLNVMRRGSPEERVDRAKEVIRQAELPISDRFLAKYPHQLSGGEVQRVAIARALALRPKLLIADEPTSALDPSVQAKILKLLMNLQERMGLGILLVTHDIAVARKASDRIAVLLKGRIVEEGATDDILSNAVDPYTRGLIESACGEFDMREKRGSLKDGTMDGRVGREIDGQTGGVMEDRAAGKIGDENQDTDKEELWTTT
- a CDS encoding TspO/MBR family protein, encoding MKNMGKNDILKLILCIIICQAVGSSGSVFTNMSVKTWYPTMVKPWFAPPDGLIPVVWIILFTLMGISLFLVWREGLDRPEVKAAIYIFALQFVFNIAWSGAFFGLRSPYYGLIVIVLLWLMILLTIFKFWQVSRNAALLLVPYILWVSFAMALNYNIMVLNP